Proteins from a genomic interval of Tepidisphaeraceae bacterium:
- a CDS encoding FtsW/RodA/SpoVE family cell cycle protein: protein MNALWKQLAIATNWPVLAATAVLVGMGVISIWADDNADGRKQLLFIFIGLGVMAGIQMINYQILGRLAWVFYVVSILLVGYTVLGSVLGTGRQGDTPLPLIRNVKGAYNWINFGTFSLQPAELMKISFILVLARYLRFRSNYRTIPGLILPFTIALIPLGLILKQPDLGTALVFIPCLFAMLYAAGAKFLHLLAVVGIGFAIVPFAWFSGQKEIPIFRHMPAIVKEYQRARVYAMFSSDPKTLQETGFQQEQAKIALGSGGVAGKGFGEIPIGRRVPESHNDMVFALVGEQFGFFGSAVLLGAYIVFFTAGIEISASTKEPFGKLVSLGIVTMLAGQTFLNLAVATGIFPVTGITLPFVSYGGSSLLSSFIAAGFLLNIGQNRPMVMARTAFEFD from the coding sequence ATGAACGCCCTCTGGAAACAACTTGCGATCGCGACCAACTGGCCGGTGCTGGCCGCCACGGCGGTTCTGGTGGGCATGGGCGTGATCTCGATCTGGGCCGACGACAACGCCGACGGGCGCAAGCAGCTGCTGTTCATCTTCATCGGGCTCGGCGTGATGGCGGGCATCCAGATGATCAACTATCAGATCCTCGGGCGCCTCGCGTGGGTCTTCTACGTCGTCAGCATCCTGCTGGTCGGCTACACCGTCCTGGGCTCGGTCCTCGGCACCGGCCGGCAGGGTGACACCCCGCTGCCGCTCATTCGCAACGTGAAGGGCGCCTACAACTGGATCAACTTCGGCACGTTCAGCCTTCAACCGGCCGAGCTGATGAAGATCAGCTTTATCCTCGTGCTGGCGCGCTACCTGCGGTTCCGCAGCAACTACCGCACGATTCCCGGGCTCATCCTGCCGTTCACGATCGCGCTGATCCCGCTGGGCCTTATCCTGAAGCAGCCGGACCTCGGCACGGCGTTGGTCTTCATCCCCTGCCTGTTCGCGATGCTGTACGCCGCTGGCGCGAAGTTTCTGCACCTGCTGGCCGTGGTGGGCATCGGCTTTGCGATCGTGCCGTTCGCCTGGTTCAGCGGGCAGAAGGAGATCCCGATCTTCCGCCACATGCCTGCGATCGTGAAGGAGTACCAACGCGCCCGCGTCTACGCGATGTTCAGCAGCGACCCCAAGACGCTCCAGGAAACTGGCTTCCAGCAGGAACAAGCCAAGATCGCCCTTGGCAGCGGTGGTGTGGCAGGCAAGGGTTTCGGCGAGATCCCGATCGGCCGGCGCGTGCCGGAAAGCCACAACGACATGGTCTTCGCGCTCGTCGGCGAACAGTTCGGCTTCTTCGGCAGCGCCGTGCTGCTGGGGGCTTACATCGTCTTCTTCACCGCCGGCATCGAGATCAGCGCGTCTACCAAAGAACCGTTCGGTAAGCTGGTATCGCTGGGCATCGTGACGATGCTGGCCGGCCAAACCTTCCTGAACCTGGCCGTGGCGACCGGCATCTTCCCGGTTACCGGAATTACATTGCCGTTCGTCAGCTACGGGGGCAGCAGCCTGCTGAGCAGCTTTATCGCAGCTGGGTTTTTGCTGAACATCGGTCAGAACCGACCCATGGTGATGGCGCGCACCGCGTTCGAGTTCGATTGA
- a CDS encoding rod shape-determining protein, which translates to MIFDGLMGMFSIDMGIDLGTCNTLVCVKGEGIVLNEPSVVAVKKGTNRVLQNGNAVGLVAKEMLGKTPGSITAIRPLKDGVISDFEVTEAMLAYFIRRVHGRKHFIGPRVVIAIPSGITAVEKRAVLDSAERAGARRVYLVEEPMAAAIGAGLPVTEPTASMIVDIGGGTTEVAIISLADISVKESVRTAGDDFDDAIVAHMKKTYNMAIGEQMAERIKIEIGSAAQLSDDEPSMEVRGRDMISGLPRKTSVTSEEIREALQEPVTAIIEAVTRTLEMAEPELAADLVDNGITMAGGSSLLRGLTTVISNATGLEVKLAEDPLTCVARGTSVYLENLELWKDTMESDADEM; encoded by the coding sequence GTGATCTTCGATGGCCTGATGGGCATGTTCAGCATCGACATGGGGATCGACCTTGGCACCTGCAACACGCTGGTCTGCGTGAAGGGCGAAGGCATCGTCCTGAACGAACCGAGCGTCGTCGCCGTGAAAAAAGGCACGAACCGCGTGCTGCAGAACGGCAACGCGGTCGGCTTGGTCGCCAAGGAGATGCTCGGCAAGACGCCCGGCAGCATCACCGCGATCCGCCCGCTTAAGGACGGCGTGATCAGCGACTTCGAAGTCACCGAGGCGATGCTCGCCTACTTCATCCGCCGGGTGCATGGCCGTAAGCACTTCATCGGGCCGCGCGTCGTCATCGCGATTCCCTCGGGCATCACGGCCGTCGAAAAACGCGCGGTGCTCGATAGCGCCGAGCGCGCCGGTGCCCGCCGGGTGTACCTCGTTGAGGAACCCATGGCCGCCGCCATTGGCGCGGGTTTGCCCGTCACCGAACCGACCGCCAGCATGATCGTCGACATTGGTGGCGGCACGACGGAGGTCGCGATCATCTCGCTGGCCGACATCAGCGTGAAGGAGTCCGTCCGCACCGCCGGCGACGACTTTGACGACGCGATCGTCGCGCACATGAAGAAGACCTACAACATGGCGATCGGCGAGCAGATGGCCGAGCGCATCAAGATCGAGATCGGCTCCGCCGCCCAACTGAGCGACGACGAGCCCAGCATGGAAGTGCGCGGCCGCGACATGATCAGCGGTTTGCCGCGCAAGACGTCGGTGACGTCGGAAGAGATCCGCGAGGCGCTGCAGGAACCGGTCACCGCCATCATCGAGGCCGTCACCCGCACCCTGGAAATGGCCGAGCCCGAACTCGCCGCCGACCTGGTCGACAACGGCATCACGATGGCCGGCGGCAGCTCGCTGCTTCGTGGCCTCACGACCGTCATCAGCAACGCGACCGGCTTGGAAGTGAAGTTGGCCGAAGACCCCCTCACCTGCGTCGCCCGCGGCACGAGCGTGTACCTGGAAAATCTGGAACTCTGGAAAGACACCATGGAAAGCGACGCCGACGAGATGTAG
- a CDS encoding rod shape-determining protein MreC: MKQLKFQHVFTALMLVSFVTAFLFPRQTTPRRPQLAGLFAPVSRPASSFGAWFRERFDRKESTDERTEEDVKAENEALRAELVYQVRQLDLLKKINTDRALLGSVREYCTPVRVVGGDPLAARQTLSLSGSSSDGLATEQPVLYGFSVAGRITNAGAAGAQARLITDKGFALSGAFCRYEATPNGGQVLNRINTTPPVLVGAGRNRLTITNLYMKEVEDRQVKIGDWVLLEDVKWPEPLQGRLIGKIVAINPLPSAALHAEIHVEPEAALSRLREVMVMNKEL; this comes from the coding sequence ATGAAACAGCTGAAGTTCCAACACGTCTTCACCGCGCTGATGCTCGTCAGCTTCGTCACCGCGTTTCTCTTTCCACGACAGACGACGCCACGGCGCCCACAGTTGGCGGGCTTGTTCGCACCGGTGTCGCGGCCGGCCAGCTCTTTTGGTGCGTGGTTTCGAGAACGATTTGATCGCAAGGAATCGACCGACGAGCGGACGGAAGAAGACGTGAAGGCCGAGAACGAGGCGCTGCGCGCGGAACTGGTCTACCAGGTGCGGCAACTCGACCTGCTGAAGAAGATCAACACCGACCGGGCGTTGCTCGGGTCGGTGCGCGAGTACTGCACGCCGGTGCGGGTCGTCGGTGGCGATCCACTGGCGGCCCGGCAGACGCTGTCGCTCAGCGGCTCCAGCAGTGATGGCCTGGCGACCGAGCAACCGGTGCTGTACGGCTTTTCGGTCGCGGGGCGCATCACCAACGCCGGGGCCGCCGGGGCACAGGCGCGACTCATCACCGACAAGGGCTTTGCCCTCAGCGGCGCGTTCTGCCGGTACGAGGCGACGCCCAACGGCGGCCAGGTGCTCAACCGCATCAACACGACCCCACCCGTGCTGGTGGGGGCTGGCCGCAACCGGTTGACGATCACCAACCTCTACATGAAGGAAGTCGAAGATCGCCAGGTGAAGATCGGCGACTGGGTGCTGCTGGAGGACGTGAAGTGGCCCGAACCGTTGCAGGGCCGCCTGATCGGCAAGATCGTCGCAATCAACCCGCTGCCCAGCGCCGCGTTGCACGCCGAGATCCACGTGGAGCCGGAAGCCGCCTTGTCGCGGTTGCGCGAGGTGATGGTGATGAACAAGGAGTTGTGA
- the mreD gene encoding rod shape-determining protein MreD, protein MRLVPYILLAYLALGLQVGLGRYMEWNGAQPNFVLLAVVFIAVNAPRDAALLGGFSMGVLQDLMSQQPPGLYGMAYGVVAMILSNTQTTVYRGHPLTHVSLAALGGVVTAAMLWLHSIIWAGSSAADPSPIAVRLSLVQLLLAVMYTALLAPFVIGPLQRIRRGFAFTPNRKGMR, encoded by the coding sequence ATGCGTCTCGTCCCCTACATCCTGCTGGCCTACCTCGCCCTGGGCCTCCAGGTCGGGCTGGGGCGGTACATGGAGTGGAACGGGGCGCAGCCGAACTTCGTGCTGCTGGCGGTCGTCTTTATCGCGGTGAACGCGCCGCGCGACGCGGCGTTGTTGGGTGGCTTCAGCATGGGCGTCCTGCAGGACCTGATGTCGCAGCAACCGCCGGGGTTGTACGGCATGGCGTACGGGGTGGTGGCGATGATCCTCAGCAACACGCAGACCACCGTCTACCGCGGGCACCCGCTTACCCATGTGTCGCTGGCGGCGCTGGGGGGTGTGGTGACGGCGGCGATGCTCTGGCTGCACTCGATCATCTGGGCCGGCAGCAGCGCCGCCGACCCGTCCCCGATCGCCGTCCGGCTCAGCCTTGTGCAACTGCTGCTGGCCGTCATGTACACCGCGTTGCTCGCCCCGTTCGTGATCGGGCCGCTGCAACGCATAAGGCGCGGGTTTGCGTTTACACCGAACCGGAAGGGAATGAGGTAG
- a CDS encoding penicillin-binding transpeptidase domain-containing protein codes for MFERRLKVVLLILFAMTGVLLARAAHLQVINGDEWAERAEAAMKRPQWVETVRGRLLDVKGRPVAEDVASTDAMVDYRAVLRPPDPKWVANKAIERLRLRMGDGYRKASLSDRRSLRDDEVQFVLADIERMWLRLADVSRLPSETREQSVARIDEVRTSIIARVEMRRRYLWYHNYHKAIKEQEEQQKLRENQSIWEKWLLDASATPPDVDKFIMTVAEQEQPHVVLRALDPHIIAELARDVESLPGLSLSPSTNRYYPFHEVGAHLVGRLARVGPEDIKNDPNRRGTGGDELRQYFPNDLIGRTGLEAMCEPALRGTRGRIERRVDADDEITANAHPQPGKDVRLAIDMDLQADLQRLFKHVNVELLAGERDLPQLYGAAIVIDVPTGEVRAMASNPSFDPNEFNENFNAWYDDAINRPLLNRATMMAVEPGSTVKPVVGLSAITEGAIGVHEGIECTGYLTLGKWSYQSGRCWTANMYGKKYPHMVAHHQLPGGSARHVGQHGNRDGFLTYADGLERSCNIWFEVAADRLGPAKMRDWMLRWGLGRKTGIGLPEAFTWLPSDTWPKKVEPKTAHLLAAFTGIGQGQITATPIQMANVAATIARDGVWKRPLLVSTQNSFDALPKMDGPDEVDLKLSPGALAEAKLGMMRVVNRLSGTGHDAFKKHPELLTQLKVAGKTGSAQAGREFNVPLRDPVTREPLRDEKGRVQRQYFKPMAKAFDNGMPWYRGGGEDNDKLSHAWYIGFAPHDNPKIAFCVFVEYGGSGGLAAGDIARRLLEACQTRGYLPGGAIDAGIGMR; via the coding sequence ATGTTCGAACGTCGACTGAAAGTCGTGCTGCTGATCCTGTTTGCCATGACCGGCGTGCTGCTGGCCCGGGCTGCGCACCTGCAGGTGATCAACGGTGACGAATGGGCCGAGCGCGCCGAGGCGGCGATGAAGCGGCCGCAGTGGGTGGAGACGGTGCGCGGGCGGTTGCTGGACGTGAAGGGGCGCCCGGTCGCCGAGGATGTGGCCAGCACCGACGCGATGGTCGACTACCGCGCCGTGTTGCGCCCGCCGGACCCCAAGTGGGTCGCCAACAAGGCGATCGAGCGGTTGCGCCTGCGCATGGGGGACGGGTACCGCAAGGCCTCGCTGTCCGACCGGCGGTCGCTGCGGGACGACGAGGTGCAGTTCGTGCTGGCCGACATCGAGCGCATGTGGCTGCGGCTGGCGGACGTGTCGCGCCTGCCGAGCGAGACGCGCGAGCAGTCGGTCGCACGCATCGATGAGGTGCGGACGTCGATCATCGCCCGCGTCGAGATGCGCCGCCGGTACCTGTGGTATCACAACTACCACAAGGCGATCAAGGAACAGGAAGAGCAGCAGAAGCTGCGCGAGAACCAGAGCATCTGGGAGAAGTGGCTGCTGGACGCCAGCGCCACGCCACCGGACGTCGACAAGTTCATCATGACGGTCGCCGAGCAGGAACAGCCGCACGTCGTGCTGCGGGCGCTCGACCCGCACATCATCGCCGAGCTGGCGCGCGACGTGGAATCGCTGCCGGGCCTGTCGCTGTCGCCGAGCACGAACCGGTACTACCCGTTCCACGAGGTGGGCGCGCACCTGGTTGGCCGGCTGGCGCGCGTGGGGCCCGAGGACATCAAGAACGACCCGAACCGCCGCGGCACCGGTGGCGACGAGCTGCGGCAGTACTTCCCGAACGACTTAATCGGCCGGACCGGCTTGGAAGCGATGTGCGAGCCGGCGCTGCGCGGCACGCGCGGGCGCATCGAGCGCCGCGTGGACGCCGATGACGAGATCACCGCCAACGCCCACCCCCAACCGGGCAAGGACGTGCGCCTCGCGATCGACATGGACCTGCAGGCCGACCTGCAGCGTTTGTTCAAGCACGTGAACGTCGAACTGCTGGCCGGCGAGCGCGATCTGCCCCAGTTGTACGGCGCCGCGATCGTGATCGACGTGCCGACCGGTGAGGTGCGGGCCATGGCGTCCAACCCGTCGTTCGACCCCAACGAGTTCAACGAGAACTTCAACGCCTGGTACGACGACGCGATCAACCGCCCGCTGTTGAACCGCGCCACGATGATGGCGGTCGAGCCGGGGTCGACCGTGAAGCCGGTCGTCGGGCTGTCGGCGATCACCGAAGGGGCGATCGGCGTACACGAGGGCATCGAGTGCACCGGTTACCTGACCCTGGGCAAGTGGAGCTACCAGAGCGGGCGCTGTTGGACGGCCAACATGTACGGCAAGAAGTACCCCCACATGGTCGCCCATCACCAGCTGCCCGGTGGCTCGGCGCGGCACGTGGGACAGCACGGCAACCGCGACGGGTTCCTGACCTACGCCGACGGCCTCGAACGCAGCTGTAACATCTGGTTCGAAGTTGCAGCCGACCGGTTGGGGCCGGCGAAGATGCGCGACTGGATGCTGCGGTGGGGCCTGGGCCGCAAGACCGGCATCGGCCTGCCCGAGGCGTTCACGTGGCTGCCGAGCGACACGTGGCCGAAGAAGGTCGAACCGAAGACCGCGCACCTGCTGGCGGCGTTCACCGGCATCGGTCAGGGACAGATCACCGCCACGCCCATCCAGATGGCTAACGTGGCCGCGACGATCGCGCGCGACGGTGTGTGGAAGCGCCCACTGTTGGTTTCCACACAGAACAGCTTCGATGCGCTGCCGAAGATGGATGGTCCCGACGAGGTCGATCTGAAGCTGTCGCCCGGGGCACTGGCCGAGGCCAAGTTGGGCATGATGCGCGTCGTGAACCGCCTGTCGGGCACGGGCCACGATGCGTTCAAGAAGCACCCGGAACTGCTGACCCAGTTAAAGGTGGCCGGTAAGACCGGGTCCGCGCAGGCGGGCCGCGAGTTCAACGTTCCACTGCGCGACCCGGTGACCCGCGAGCCGCTGCGCGATGAGAAGGGGCGCGTCCAACGGCAGTACTTCAAGCCGATGGCCAAGGCGTTCGACAACGGCATGCCATGGTATCGCGGGGGTGGCGAGGACAACGACAAGCTCTCGCACGCGTGGTACATCGGCTTCGCGCCGCATGACAACCCGAAGATCGCGTTCTGCGTTTTCGTGGAGTACGGCGGCTCCGGTGGCCTTGCCGCCGGCGACATCGCCAGGCGCCTGCTTGAAGCCTGCCAGACCCGCGGCTACCTGCCGGGGGGCGCTATCGACGCGGGTATTGGGATGCGATGA
- a CDS encoding NAD(P)/FAD-dependent oxidoreductase: protein MTDDTTPTTAKAPAGTPHRIVVLGGGFGGIYTALRLQKKLKGRDDVQVTLISRDNYFLMTPLLFEAGSGILEPRHAVNPIRPLFKRVQFVEGEITRVDFEEKNVISVLSNGDEYTTPFDELVVALGSITNTSLVPGSNNAFTFKTMGDAIHVRNHLIDCFERADVELDPKRKQALMTIVVVGGGLVGVELIGEFTEFVANVTRHYRNVPEGAEQFILIEAGDRLMAEMSEDLSSYAKGILQSRGVIVRNGVRVKAMARGKVIVSDTETIEAETIVISTGVKPSPLIAHFPLAKDRRGRIAVDGTMRSTSHPYVWALGDCAAVPDPSVPDKFYPPLAQHAIREARLLADNILCAMEGKPTQVFKYESKGTLASLGQFKGVGKVYKFKIKGFIAWWVWRSYYLMQMPRINRQIRIMLDWTITLFFKNDLVKMDVACRPPGDPPEPRPQEEARIEDPTRERANGSDGRPQQSQVPAANG, encoded by the coding sequence ATGACCGACGACACCACGCCCACCACCGCGAAGGCGCCCGCAGGCACACCGCATCGCATCGTCGTTCTCGGCGGTGGGTTCGGTGGCATCTACACGGCCCTGCGGTTGCAGAAGAAGCTGAAAGGGCGCGACGACGTGCAGGTCACGCTCATCAGCCGCGACAACTACTTCCTGATGACCCCCCTGCTGTTCGAGGCCGGCTCGGGCATTCTCGAACCGCGCCACGCGGTCAACCCGATCCGCCCGCTGTTCAAACGCGTGCAGTTCGTCGAGGGGGAGATCACCCGCGTCGACTTTGAGGAAAAGAACGTCATCTCGGTCCTCTCCAACGGCGACGAGTACACCACCCCGTTCGACGAGCTCGTCGTCGCGCTTGGGTCGATCACCAACACGTCGCTCGTGCCGGGCTCGAACAACGCCTTCACGTTCAAGACGATGGGCGACGCGATCCACGTGCGCAACCACCTCATCGACTGCTTCGAACGGGCCGACGTGGAACTGGACCCCAAGCGCAAGCAGGCGCTGATGACCATCGTCGTCGTCGGCGGTGGACTGGTGGGCGTGGAGCTGATCGGCGAGTTCACCGAGTTCGTCGCCAACGTTACCCGGCACTACCGCAACGTCCCCGAGGGGGCCGAGCAGTTCATCCTGATCGAGGCCGGCGACCGGCTGATGGCCGAGATGAGCGAGGACCTCAGCAGCTACGCCAAGGGCATCCTGCAGAGCCGTGGCGTGATCGTGCGCAACGGCGTGCGCGTGAAGGCGATGGCGCGCGGCAAGGTGATCGTGAGCGACACCGAGACGATCGAAGCCGAGACAATCGTCATCAGCACCGGCGTCAAGCCGAGCCCGCTGATCGCGCACTTCCCGCTCGCCAAGGATCGCCGTGGTCGAATCGCGGTGGACGGCACGATGCGCAGCACGTCGCACCCGTACGTCTGGGCGCTGGGCGACTGCGCCGCGGTGCCCGACCCATCGGTGCCGGACAAGTTCTACCCCCCGCTGGCGCAGCACGCGATTCGGGAAGCACGCCTGCTGGCCGACAACATCCTGTGCGCCATGGAGGGCAAGCCGACCCAAGTTTTCAAGTACGAGAGCAAGGGCACGCTGGCGTCGCTGGGGCAGTTCAAGGGCGTGGGCAAAGTGTACAAGTTCAAGATCAAGGGGTTCATCGCGTGGTGGGTGTGGCGCAGCTACTACCTGATGCAGATGCCGCGCATCAACCGCCAGATCCGCATTATGCTGGATTGGACGATCACGCTGTTCTTCAAGAATGACCTGGTCAAGATGGACGTCGCCTGCCGCCCGCCCGGCGATCCACCGGAGCCCCGGCCGCAGGAAGAGGCGCGAATCGAAGACCCCACGCGCGAACGGGCCAACGGCTCGGACGGCCGGCCACAGCAATCGCAAGTGCCGGCGGCCAATGGATGA
- a CDS encoding NAD(P)-dependent oxidoreductase, protein MKKTVVITGGSGKLGRACVAHFLEHGYRVVNADLVPPVKPQGLFVKVDLTDFGQAIDALSGIDNRLQAPVDAVVHLAAIPAPGMETNAVTFRQNIVSTYNVFEAARRQGVKNVVWASSETVLGLPFDVPPPYVPVDEAYPGRPETAYSLSKYLGEQMAEQFCRWDPAMKMIGLRFSNVMEPEAYQNFPSFERNPNGRKWNLWGYIDARDASQAIRKAVEAPLTGADVFIIANADTVMTRPNSDLLTEMFPNVPVKGQVGANETLLSIEKARRVLGYEPQYNWRSEKV, encoded by the coding sequence ATGAAGAAAACCGTCGTGATCACCGGTGGTAGCGGCAAATTGGGCCGAGCCTGCGTCGCCCATTTTCTCGAGCACGGCTACAGGGTCGTGAACGCCGACCTCGTGCCGCCGGTTAAGCCTCAGGGCCTGTTCGTTAAGGTGGATTTGACCGATTTCGGGCAGGCAATCGACGCGCTGTCGGGCATCGACAACCGCCTGCAGGCGCCGGTGGACGCGGTCGTGCACTTGGCGGCCATTCCGGCGCCGGGCATGGAGACGAACGCGGTCACGTTTCGGCAGAACATCGTCAGCACGTACAACGTCTTCGAGGCCGCGCGGCGGCAGGGCGTGAAGAACGTGGTCTGGGCATCGAGCGAGACCGTCCTCGGCCTGCCGTTCGACGTGCCCCCACCCTACGTGCCGGTGGACGAGGCCTACCCCGGCCGGCCCGAGACGGCTTATTCGCTATCGAAGTATCTCGGTGAACAGATGGCCGAGCAGTTCTGCCGCTGGGACCCGGCGATGAAGATGATCGGCCTGCGCTTCTCGAACGTGATGGAGCCCGAGGCCTACCAAAACTTTCCGTCGTTCGAGCGCAACCCGAACGGCCGCAAGTGGAACCTGTGGGGCTACATCGACGCCCGCGACGCCTCGCAGGCGATCCGCAAGGCCGTCGAGGCCCCGCTGACCGGCGCCGACGTCTTCATTATCGCCAACGCCGACACCGTCATGACGCGCCCCAACAGCGACCTGCTGACCGAGATGTTTCCCAACGTGCCCGTGAAGGGGCAGGTGGGCGCCAACGAGACGTTGCTGTCGATCGAGAAGGCCCGCCGGGTGCTGGGGTACGAACCGCAGTACAACTGGCGCTCGGAGAAGGTGTAG
- a CDS encoding acetylxylan esterase produces the protein MGQTTAPDKVAVPTLKIEGDRPTEQYKPGETIRFDVSLADAPSDMGEVEYTVKRDGGETLKSGTLDLANGSAEVSTSIDQPGTVQVAVTLKQPTTKPIVASRGAVVAFEQIERSAPRPDDFDAFWDGKIAQLQAIPINAQLEPVAEISEVDYSRVTLDNINGSKVYGQLAKPVTSEPGKKFSAMLIVQWAGVYPLQRGWVVDRAKEGWLAFNISAHDAKFDSTKEEYAKLNIGNYVAIGQTDRETSYFLRMFLSCHRAAEYLTTRDDWDGKILIVNGGSQGGLQAIVTAALHPKVTHVMANVPAGCDATAKQANRAFGWPYWQGRARGDDAEAIMNTSRYFDAVNFASRVTVPTLVGMGLVDATCPPAGVFAMYNELNGPKEILILPAADHTKGHGDYYTRVNQWNKAIRAGEPVPKM, from the coding sequence ATGGGCCAGACCACCGCGCCGGATAAGGTCGCAGTGCCAACCCTGAAGATCGAAGGCGATCGCCCCACTGAACAGTACAAGCCCGGCGAGACCATTCGGTTCGACGTATCCCTCGCCGACGCGCCGTCGGACATGGGCGAAGTGGAATACACCGTAAAGCGCGACGGCGGCGAGACGCTGAAATCCGGCACGCTCGATCTTGCCAACGGTAGCGCCGAAGTGTCGACGTCAATCGACCAGCCCGGCACGGTGCAGGTGGCCGTCACGCTGAAGCAGCCGACGACCAAGCCCATCGTCGCCAGCCGCGGTGCCGTAGTGGCGTTCGAGCAGATCGAGCGGTCGGCACCCCGGCCGGACGATTTCGACGCGTTCTGGGACGGCAAGATCGCGCAGCTGCAGGCCATCCCGATAAACGCGCAGTTGGAACCCGTGGCCGAGATCAGCGAGGTCGACTATTCGCGCGTTACGTTGGACAACATCAACGGCTCCAAGGTCTACGGCCAGCTCGCCAAGCCGGTCACGAGCGAGCCGGGCAAGAAGTTCTCGGCCATGTTGATCGTGCAGTGGGCGGGCGTCTATCCGCTACAGCGGGGCTGGGTGGTTGATCGGGCGAAGGAGGGATGGCTGGCGTTCAACATTTCCGCGCACGATGCGAAGTTCGATTCGACCAAGGAAGAGTACGCCAAGCTGAATATCGGCAACTACGTGGCGATCGGCCAGACCGATCGCGAGACGAGCTACTTCCTTCGCATGTTCCTGTCGTGCCACCGCGCGGCCGAGTACCTGACCACCCGCGACGACTGGGACGGCAAGATCCTTATTGTCAACGGTGGCAGCCAGGGTGGCCTACAGGCGATCGTGACGGCGGCGCTGCACCCGAAGGTCACGCACGTCATGGCCAACGTGCCCGCCGGTTGCGACGCGACGGCCAAGCAGGCCAACCGCGCCTTTGGCTGGCCCTACTGGCAGGGCCGCGCCAGGGGGGACGACGCCGAGGCGATCATGAACACCAGCCGGTACTTCGACGCCGTCAACTTCGCATCGCGCGTGACGGTGCCCACGCTGGTCGGCATGGGCCTGGTCGACGCCACCTGCCCACCCGCGGGCGTGTTCGCGATGTACAACGAACTGAACGGGCCGAAGGAAATCCTCATCCTGCCAGCGGCCGACCACACGAAGGGCCACGGCGACTACTACACGCGTGTGAACCAGTGGAACAAGGCGATCCGCGCCGGCGAGCCGGTGCCGAAGATGTAG
- a CDS encoding alpha/beta hydrolase translates to MKLTMLVVSALCMLLMSVVAANPRGTPVSGGQVYRDLSYGQPGQRRHLLDLYVPRGDQNGQPRPVIVWIHGGAWEQGDKSHGPGAAGIRAGYAIASVNYRLSQDGPFPAQIHDCKAAVRWLRANAQQYGLDPDRIGVWGASAGGHLAALLGTSADAKDLEGEVGGNLEFSSRVQAVCDWFGPTDLLDNLRAIRKFDPQNAIVGKTDAISRLLGGPAFERVDLARQANPATHVTPTTPPFLIMHGDQDQLVPLSQSQLLYKVLNAQQVEAELVVVKGGGHGDGPFYQPEQLLRVIAFFDRHLK, encoded by the coding sequence ATGAAGCTGACCATGCTGGTGGTCTCAGCCTTGTGCATGTTATTGATGAGCGTGGTTGCCGCGAACCCGCGCGGCACGCCGGTTTCGGGTGGGCAGGTCTATCGCGACCTGTCGTACGGCCAACCGGGGCAACGCCGGCACCTGCTCGACCTGTACGTGCCGCGCGGTGACCAAAACGGCCAGCCGCGGCCGGTGATCGTCTGGATCCATGGCGGCGCGTGGGAGCAGGGGGACAAGAGCCATGGCCCCGGCGCCGCCGGCATTCGCGCCGGATACGCGATCGCGAGCGTCAACTACCGCTTGAGCCAGGACGGGCCGTTCCCCGCGCAGATCCACGACTGCAAGGCCGCGGTGCGCTGGTTGCGCGCCAACGCGCAACAGTACGGCTTAGACCCCGACCGCATCGGCGTGTGGGGTGCCTCGGCCGGTGGACACCTGGCGGCGCTGCTCGGCACGAGCGCGGACGCGAAGGACCTGGAAGGGGAGGTCGGCGGCAACCTGGAGTTCAGCAGCCGCGTGCAGGCGGTGTGCGACTGGTTCGGCCCGACGGACTTGCTGGACAACCTGCGCGCCATCCGCAAGTTCGACCCGCAGAACGCGATCGTCGGCAAGACTGACGCCATTAGCCGCCTGCTGGGCGGGCCAGCGTTCGAGCGCGTCGACCTGGCGCGCCAGGCCAACCCCGCTACGCACGTCACGCCCACCACGCCACCGTTCCTGATCATGCATGGCGATCAGGACCAACTGGTGCCGCTGTCGCAGAGCCAGCTGCTGTACAAGGTGCTGAACGCGCAACAGGTCGAGGCCGAACTAGTCGTCGTAAAGGGCGGCGGCCACGGTGATGGGCCGTTCTATCAACCGGAACAGTTACTGCGCGTGATCGCGTTCTTCGACAGGCACTTAAAGTAG